A window of Gadus chalcogrammus isolate NIFS_2021 chromosome 2, NIFS_Gcha_1.0, whole genome shotgun sequence genomic DNA:
TTTCTCCAACACTTTGGCAGATCAGTGAATCAGTCTGTCAACAGGGAGATCCTGGCGGGTAGAACCTTCAACGGGTGCTCCTTGCAGGCGCTGCAGAAGTACGGGAAGGCCCTTGGGGTAATGATGCCTGTGAAGGTGTAGAGCGGGGTCCTCTCCCCGGGGTCATAGAAGGTCACCTTGCATCGGTCCATGTCCAAGACCACCCGGACCACCTGGGGGGGCTTGCTCATGACCAGGGGCTCCCAAGGCGCGGTGCAGGCCTTGTGCTCATTGTTACGAAAACGGATAGTCCAGAAGCCCTCGGCCGGGGTCAGAACGTGCTTCCCCTTCCTGTTGATGGAGTCActggccacgcccaccaccCAGTAGGTGTTGTCCTTGACGTCGATGTCCCAGCTGTGGCGTCCGGTGCAGAAGCCCTCGGCGCCGAGCATCTCGGCGCTTTTGTCGAAGCGCTCGGGGTTGTCCGGGAGATTGAAGATATGCGCGCAGGACTGCAGAGAGGTGAGGTCCTCTGACAGGATGAAGCAGCTGGCGGCTGTGTTGGGGTCCAGGATTACAGGCGCTGAGGGAACGACATGCAGAACCGAGGGATGAGTAATTGAGCTCAGAGACAACGCATAGATGGCAGCCGGTGTCACTCAGCAGCTGAACTCACTGAATTGaatcctcttcttcatcttctcccACACTTTGTATTTCAGGGAGCCGATGTGTTTAGCCACGTCCACGAGTGATCCCGGCCTCAGATACGGGTCCACTGGAACTCTCAAAACCCTGAAATGTGAGGTGTTACGATAAgactttgttttttaaatacttCCATTGTATCTTCCATGTATTGCCCGCATTAGATTTGCTCAGAGCTTTCATAGGACTGCAGGTTGCATACCTTTTGATCGTTTCTTTGTAATTCTGAAAAGTAAAAGTAGGGATATAACATAATGTACAGTGCATACAGATCACACATGTATTCAAACATATAGTACATCAGCATTGTGTCTGTTTAGTTTACTTGTAGGAAGGGGATGTCTGACAATCTCATGTCCTGCTCCGCAGCGTGGATGGAGTTGGTGAGGATTCCCAGCTCGCTCTTCATGTCCTCAATACTCTGGTTAATCATCCCCGTCTTGTGATCCACCTCTGCCTTCAAAAGACCCAGTCgggcctcttcttcttctttcagaAACTGACGCATCGCATCAAATTCCTCTTTTATTTGCTTCTCTGTGTGTTCTGCTTGCATCTagagagggggggttggggaagaaaaataaatcagtCATTTTTTTCCTGTTCTGTTGGCACAAGGGGTTGATCCATGAGGCAGTAGAGTTGTGTGTTTTGGATGTTGGTGCAGGGTACCTTAATATGCTCTGCCGTGTGCTCGCAGAGAGCGTTAGCCTTCTTGTATAGTGGCAGCTTCTCTTTTAGAGCCAACAGTGCACTTTTGAGTTCCGCCTAGAAGGTCAGTCACAAGGCATCAACACTTTTAAGAAAGGGTCACACTGGCATGATACTGTCCAAGCCGTCCGCAACAATGCGggcctttcagctgcacacactGTTCCACGGCCGCAGTTCGCCCTGCAAGTTAAGCTGCACAATGCGGCCAGAAATTACATTGTTGAACGTACAGTGCTGAGCCCTAATGTCAATGCAACGTCAGAGGGGGGGAACTTAAGAGGATAGAACTTAAGACGACCTCTGATGGCCTTAATGGAATCGGGGTT
This region includes:
- the trim35-13 gene encoding E3 ubiquitin-protein ligase TRIM35, with amino-acid sequence MEELAVSSMLEKPCESFKEGMSSDDPEACRQHGLMLKLFCLEDLEPICTLCEKAPGHDGHRLYALREGTLDCKAELKSALLALKEKLPLYKKANALCEHTAEHIKMQAEHTEKQIKEEFDAMRQFLKEEEEARLGLLKAEVDHKTGMINQSIEDMKSELGILTNSIHAAEQDMRLSDIPFLQNYKETIKRVLRVPVDPYLRPGSLVDVAKHIGSLKYKVWEKMKKRIQFTPVILDPNTAASCFILSEDLTSLQSCAHIFNLPDNPERFDKSAEMLGAEGFCTGRHSWDIDVKDNTYWVVGVASDSINRKGKHVLTPAEGFWTIRFRNNEHKACTAPWEPLVMSKPPQVVRVVLDMDRCKVTFYDPGERTPLYTFTGIITPRAFPYFCSACKEHPLKVLPARISLLTD